In Arthrobacter sp. B3I9, the following are encoded in one genomic region:
- a CDS encoding FCD domain-containing protein, with the protein MGTYFYYSDADIDRSVHFHQDLANAIASRNPSAAEALMAAHLCLAHTAFETSRFGADEQSA; encoded by the coding sequence TTGGGCACGTACTTCTACTATTCGGACGCGGACATCGACCGCAGCGTCCACTTCCATCAAGACCTGGCCAATGCCATTGCAAGCCGGAACCCTTCAGCCGCAGAAGCACTGATGGCCGCCCACCTTTGCCTGGCGCACACAGCCTTCGAAACAAGCCGCTTCGGCGCTGATGAGCAGAGCGCCTAG